One part of the Polyangiaceae bacterium genome encodes these proteins:
- a CDS encoding response regulator, giving the protein MSLGELMTDMQRSMRVLVVEDNPADAFLATEQLAENKDIRFEVAHVAALKDAVEWLAKSACDAIILDLGLPDSQGLATLHTARDLLQIPTVVMSSAIDEYIREAALNLGAQEVLSKDYLNSRLLTLSVLYVIERNRAQEQQRQLQKILDTNPDAVLVVDPRGAVKFVNAAAMRFFGRSRVELMQEPLIFAGGAEGATEIRVSRPGIERVGELRLVDLEWEGEPALLASIRDVTQQRELEMRLLMSDRLVSLGTLAAGVAHEINNPLSALTANLGLAVGEVSRLARGSDLHSELLEELEDSRDAAERIRVIVRDLKGFSRTKEDTAEAQDIHRILDSVVRMAGSEVRSVARLVKDYGDVPPVFVNECRINQVFLNLVVNAAHAIEPGMAEKNEIRIRTRQSYDGRILVEISDTGGGIPPHVQDRLFTPFFTTKPAGVGTGLGLAICQQILTEQGGEIYFETEQGKGTTFSVALPAADSVALTIPAPPPQMENEAAARARVLVIDDDPLIVKTIRRMLGRTHDVTCLTRATAALELLHQGDRFDLILCDLMMPQMNGMEFFRVLGATLPACSERVVFLTGGAFTSDAREFLERVPNQRLEKPFDPTALRILVESMLRQAAPLCGAPLAESRSAE; this is encoded by the coding sequence ATGAGTCTGGGGGAATTGATGACGGACATGCAGCGCTCGATGCGTGTGCTCGTGGTGGAAGACAATCCTGCGGACGCCTTCCTCGCCACCGAGCAACTCGCGGAGAACAAGGACATACGCTTCGAGGTGGCCCACGTCGCCGCCTTGAAGGATGCGGTAGAGTGGCTAGCGAAGAGCGCGTGCGACGCGATCATCCTGGATTTGGGCCTGCCAGACTCCCAAGGCCTCGCGACGCTGCACACCGCACGGGACTTGCTGCAGATCCCGACGGTCGTGATGTCGTCCGCCATCGACGAATATATCCGTGAGGCAGCGCTCAACTTGGGAGCGCAAGAGGTCCTCTCCAAGGACTACCTGAATAGTCGCCTCTTGACCCTCAGCGTGCTCTACGTGATCGAACGCAATCGTGCTCAGGAGCAGCAACGCCAGCTGCAGAAAATCTTGGACACCAACCCCGACGCGGTGCTGGTCGTGGATCCGCGAGGTGCCGTCAAGTTCGTGAACGCGGCGGCGATGCGCTTCTTCGGGCGCAGTCGGGTTGAGCTCATGCAAGAGCCGCTGATTTTTGCTGGCGGCGCCGAAGGCGCGACCGAGATCCGGGTCAGTCGCCCTGGCATTGAGCGCGTGGGCGAGCTCCGCTTGGTCGACCTGGAGTGGGAGGGCGAGCCCGCGTTGCTCGCATCGATCCGTGACGTGACCCAGCAGCGCGAGCTAGAGATGCGGCTCTTGATGTCGGACCGCCTCGTGTCTTTGGGCACTCTCGCGGCGGGCGTCGCTCACGAGATCAACAACCCGCTCTCCGCGCTTACGGCAAACCTCGGCCTGGCAGTGGGCGAGGTGAGCCGACTCGCTCGGGGCAGTGACCTCCACTCAGAGCTCCTCGAGGAGCTCGAAGACTCGCGAGACGCTGCAGAGCGCATTCGCGTGATCGTGCGCGACTTGAAGGGCTTCTCTCGCACCAAGGAGGACACGGCGGAAGCTCAAGACATCCATCGCATCCTCGACTCGGTGGTGCGCATGGCGGGCAGCGAGGTGCGCAGCGTGGCGCGGCTGGTGAAGGACTACGGCGACGTCCCGCCGGTGTTCGTCAACGAGTGCCGAATCAATCAGGTGTTCTTGAACCTGGTCGTCAACGCCGCGCACGCCATCGAGCCGGGCATGGCGGAGAAGAACGAAATCCGCATTCGCACTCGGCAGAGCTACGACGGCCGTATCCTGGTGGAAATCTCGGATACCGGCGGGGGCATCCCTCCCCATGTGCAGGACCGTCTGTTTACGCCATTCTTCACGACCAAGCCCGCAGGAGTCGGCACGGGTCTCGGCCTAGCGATCTGCCAACAGATCCTCACGGAGCAGGGGGGAGAGATCTACTTCGAGACCGAGCAGGGCAAAGGCACGACGTTCTCCGTCGCGCTGCCCGCTGCGGACTCCGTGGCGCTCACCATTCCGGCGCCGCCGCCCCAGATGGAGAACGAGGCCGCGGCACGGGCGCGAGTGCTCGTGATTGACGATGATCCGCTGATCGTGAAGACCATCCGCCGCATGCTAGGGCGCACTCACGACGTGACCTGCCTCACGCGCGCGACCGCAGCGCTCGAGCTGCTCCACCAAGGCGATCGCTTCGACCTCATCCTGTGCGATCTGATGATGCCTCAGATGAACGGGATGGAGTTCTTCAGGGTCCTGGGCGCCACACTGCCTGCGTGCAGTGAACGGGTCGTATTCCTAACGGGCGGCGCGTTTACGAGCGACGCGCGGGAGTTCCTGGAGCGAGTGCCGAACCAGCGGCTGGAGAAGCCCTTCGATCCAACCGCGCTGCGCATCCTAGTGGAGAGCATGCTCCGCCAAGCAGCGCCGCTCTGCGGGGCACCGCTTGCAGAGAGCCGCAGCGCGGAGTAG
- the kaiC gene encoding circadian clock protein KaiC, which yields MTACEVPKLPTGIVGFDQIANGGIPRGRSTLLSGTAGSGKTVLALQFLLAGVRNFGENGVFVTFEEAPADLMQNVRSFGWDLEGLVAENKIAVVDATPEPGEETITTGPYDLSALLARVESAITSVGAKRVILDAVGALFPQLTDPNVVRREIHRIAAGLRKLGVTTLVTMERTKEEGNVGRWGVEEFVADNVILLRNRLEAEKRRRTVEILKFRGATHHKGEYPFTIDSEDGVTIIPLSAIELKQKSSEIRVSSGVPELDKMCGGGMYRDSIILVSGATGTGKTLMVAQYVKAAIEAGERALLFGAEESREQLTRNAASWGVDFEKAERDGLLRIVCRYPEVMGLEDHLLQMKRDIRAFEPKRVAIDSMSAFERVSTHKSFREFVIALTSTIKHLEITGLFTNTTSMLTGGESITETHISTITDTIILLRYVELMGEMRRGLTVLKMRGTFHDKGIREYLIDSQGLHVHAPFRGVHGILTGTPTYTFDEERLRLGEMFRGTDPAL from the coding sequence ATGACCGCGTGTGAAGTGCCCAAGCTGCCGACGGGTATCGTCGGATTCGACCAAATCGCCAATGGTGGGATTCCGCGCGGAAGAAGTACGCTGCTCTCCGGCACCGCGGGCAGTGGCAAGACGGTGCTGGCCCTGCAGTTCCTGCTCGCGGGGGTGAGGAACTTCGGGGAGAACGGGGTGTTCGTCACCTTTGAAGAAGCTCCCGCGGATCTGATGCAGAACGTGCGGAGCTTTGGTTGGGATCTCGAAGGCCTGGTCGCCGAGAACAAGATCGCGGTCGTGGACGCGACCCCGGAGCCCGGGGAGGAGACCATCACCACCGGGCCCTATGACTTGTCTGCGCTGCTCGCCCGAGTGGAGAGCGCCATCACCTCGGTGGGCGCCAAGCGCGTGATCCTCGATGCGGTGGGCGCACTCTTCCCTCAGCTGACGGACCCCAACGTCGTGCGGCGGGAGATCCATCGCATCGCCGCGGGGCTGAGAAAGCTGGGCGTCACGACGCTGGTGACCATGGAGCGCACCAAGGAGGAGGGTAACGTGGGTCGCTGGGGTGTCGAGGAATTCGTCGCCGACAACGTGATCCTCCTGCGGAACCGTCTAGAGGCCGAGAAGCGACGACGCACGGTGGAGATTTTGAAGTTTCGCGGCGCCACCCATCACAAGGGCGAGTACCCCTTCACCATCGACTCGGAGGACGGAGTCACCATCATCCCGCTCTCCGCCATCGAGCTGAAGCAGAAGTCCTCGGAGATCCGCGTGTCCTCCGGGGTGCCCGAGTTGGACAAGATGTGCGGTGGCGGCATGTATCGCGACTCAATCATCCTGGTCAGCGGCGCTACCGGTACGGGCAAGACCCTGATGGTCGCGCAGTACGTGAAGGCTGCGATCGAAGCGGGGGAGCGAGCGTTGCTCTTCGGCGCCGAAGAGAGCCGCGAGCAGCTGACACGTAATGCCGCGTCCTGGGGTGTGGACTTCGAGAAGGCGGAGCGCGACGGCCTGCTGCGCATCGTGTGTCGTTACCCCGAGGTGATGGGCCTCGAGGACCACCTGTTGCAGATGAAGCGCGACATCCGGGCTTTCGAGCCGAAGCGGGTGGCGATCGACAGCATGTCCGCCTTCGAGCGGGTGTCGACCCATAAGTCCTTCCGTGAGTTCGTGATCGCGCTGACCAGTACAATCAAGCACTTGGAGATCACTGGGCTCTTCACCAACACCACCTCCATGCTGACGGGCGGCGAGTCCATCACAGAGACCCACATCTCTACCATCACCGACACCATCATCCTCTTGCGTTACGTGGAGTTGATGGGCGAGATGCGCCGCGGACTGACGGTGTTGAAGATGCGGGGCACCTTCCACGACAAGGGGATCCGCGAGTACCTGATTGACAGCCAGGGGCTGCACGTCCATGCACCGTTCCGCGGAGTGCATGGAATCCTTACGGGAACTCCGACCTACACCTTCGACGAGGAGCGGCTGCGCCTCGGAGAGATGTTCCGGGGTACAGACCCCGCTCTGTAA
- the kaiB gene encoding circadian clock protein KaiB, translating to MMRKFKLRLYITGRTPQSHRALENLRVICEEELRGQYEVEVIDVLEYPALAENEKILATPTLVKRLPEPVRKIIGDLSDREKVLLGLDLEKLERGMPYDRV from the coding sequence ATCATGAGGAAGTTCAAGCTTCGCCTCTATATCACCGGACGTACCCCTCAGTCGCATCGCGCTCTGGAGAACCTGCGAGTGATCTGCGAGGAGGAACTGCGGGGCCAGTACGAGGTCGAGGTGATAGATGTCCTCGAGTACCCAGCTCTTGCGGAGAACGAAAAAATCCTGGCGACGCCGACGCTGGTCAAGCGGTTGCCAGAACCCGTACGGAAAATCATCGGAGACCTGAGCGACCGCGAGAAGGTGCTGCTCGGTCTGGATCTGGAAAAGCTAGAAAGGGGAATGCCCTATGACCGCGTGTGA
- a CDS encoding response regulator, translating to MTETLARIHVLLLADDGETGFGHLVALLEAQHYKVRRVTTLAGAMQYLGSVDVQAFIIDPSVQGVGVEGLREVREKFPAVALVALTDERGEYPGSRCAEAGAHDYLPRGEITDHQLRRVLAYAASRVAEAHAVELRETLSRYRALSSATQKTRVTAALLGSGAIAERQPNAFQEIVGRYYSLLEPYVVGHAERVDPARESLEHIIAAIGDASGGPRDLLDVHVAALDRAIANGETPQARSIVYEARLLALEMMGLLVDYYRVGHRRRFMEGGTS from the coding sequence ATGACAGAAACGCTTGCAAGGATCCATGTCCTGCTGCTTGCGGACGATGGGGAGACTGGCTTCGGCCACCTCGTTGCGCTGCTCGAGGCCCAGCACTACAAGGTGCGCCGGGTCACGACGCTTGCGGGGGCCATGCAGTATCTCGGGAGCGTCGATGTGCAAGCGTTCATCATCGATCCGAGCGTGCAGGGTGTGGGCGTCGAAGGGCTGCGAGAGGTTCGCGAAAAGTTCCCTGCTGTGGCCCTGGTGGCGCTTACCGACGAACGGGGCGAATACCCTGGTTCGCGCTGCGCGGAGGCTGGCGCCCACGACTATCTCCCGCGAGGGGAGATCACCGATCATCAGTTGCGGCGAGTGCTCGCTTACGCGGCGAGTCGCGTGGCGGAAGCCCATGCGGTCGAGCTGCGAGAGACCCTCAGCCGCTATCGAGCGCTGTCTTCCGCCACGCAGAAGACGCGGGTGACAGCGGCGCTGCTTGGTTCGGGCGCCATCGCCGAGCGACAACCCAACGCCTTTCAAGAGATCGTTGGCCGCTACTACTCACTCCTGGAGCCTTATGTCGTCGGGCACGCCGAGCGAGTCGATCCTGCGCGGGAATCCCTGGAACACATCATCGCCGCGATTGGCGATGCGAGCGGCGGGCCGCGCGACTTGCTCGATGTTCACGTCGCCGCGCTCGACCGCGCGATCGCCAACGGCGAGACCCCACAAGCGCGCTCCATCGTCTACGAGGCGCGGCTACTCGCCCTCGAGATGATGGGGCTGCTGGTTGACTACTACCGCGTCGGTCATCGACGGCGGTTCATGGAAGGAGGCACATCATGA
- a CDS encoding response regulator transcription factor, translating into MNALDQRVRVVLVDDFPPVVMRMRRLLEAAGLDVVGVFHDGLSAIHAIPGLKPDVVVLDIAMPGMNGIDVLKAIRRAHIRCRVVMLTAEPEDEIRQQCLALGADAFLRKDRDFERVPAWILAEPAGPAD; encoded by the coding sequence ATGAACGCGCTGGACCAGCGCGTGCGAGTCGTGCTGGTGGATGATTTCCCACCCGTCGTGATGCGTATGCGCAGACTGCTCGAGGCTGCAGGCCTCGACGTCGTCGGTGTATTCCATGACGGGCTGAGCGCGATTCACGCGATTCCTGGCCTCAAACCCGACGTTGTGGTGTTGGACATCGCGATGCCGGGAATGAACGGCATCGACGTGTTGAAGGCGATTCGCCGGGCCCACATTCGCTGCCGGGTCGTGATGCTGACCGCGGAGCCCGAGGACGAGATCCGTCAGCAGTGCTTGGCGCTGGGGGCTGACGCGTTCTTGCGCAAGGACCGCGACTTTGAGCGGGTGCCCGCCTGGATCCTCGCGGAGCCCGCAGGGCCAGCCGACTAA
- a CDS encoding response regulator transcription factor, which produces MKRVLIADDHEITRRGIRELLQEAYPGLEVVEAGDGDAVLAQLLQGEWDLLLLDVLMPGPEVMDLVAEIRADLPRVPVLMLTAATELEYVFQLLGAGANGLIHKHRAATELLGAIEQVRREGRYLHPENAAEVAARLAAPAAPVLHERLSKRELEIFCAIAAGRSVKAIATDLSLSDKTVATYIARIRGKTELQSYVDMARYAVHHKLVD; this is translated from the coding sequence ATGAAGCGAGTGTTGATTGCGGACGACCATGAGATCACCCGGCGCGGGATCCGTGAACTGCTTCAAGAGGCGTATCCCGGGCTGGAGGTCGTCGAGGCTGGCGACGGCGACGCTGTGCTAGCCCAGCTTCTCCAGGGAGAATGGGACCTGCTGCTGCTCGATGTGTTGATGCCCGGGCCGGAGGTCATGGACCTGGTGGCGGAAATCCGCGCGGATCTACCGAGGGTGCCGGTGTTGATGCTCACCGCGGCAACGGAGCTCGAGTATGTGTTTCAGCTGCTTGGCGCCGGAGCAAACGGCTTGATCCATAAACACCGCGCCGCGACGGAACTGCTTGGTGCAATCGAGCAGGTCCGCCGCGAAGGGCGCTACCTGCACCCAGAAAACGCCGCCGAGGTCGCAGCCAGGCTCGCTGCACCGGCAGCTCCCGTGCTCCACGAGCGACTCTCCAAGCGTGAGCTCGAGATCTTCTGCGCAATCGCGGCTGGGCGAAGCGTAAAGGCTATCGCAACAGACCTGTCGCTGAGCGACAAAACAGTGGCCACCTACATCGCGCGCATCCGGGGGAAGACCGAGCTTCAGAGCTACGTGGACATGGCTCGCTATGCCGTCCACCACAAGCTCGTCGATTGA
- a CDS encoding PAS domain S-box protein: MRGSHTNQSYLAMPARDLISALHRDPLSDLSRERPLLLVDDNLGDRRLIIELLSEVGVPESVVLEAEDLEAALELLGGQAIGAVLLDLGLPGIEGVEAVRAVVARHQVPIVVLTGRDDHSLALMCIKAGAQDYLPKNNLQPAAIRRAVAYAMTRAEIDEERRNATAISERLAAIVNAAPDAIASVALDGTIQSWNSGAERIFGYSAEEALGRKIAEVAPPVDTISEQGQRESLTLDAESLAKPREILRRRRDGSVACLSIVGCAIYDATGKQNGMAAIARDITDERRRDQALVQSHQALKERAEQMRALTRRMNDLREEERTRISREVHDELGQLLTCLKLDLGWVRRHLVGDEEGAIEQRLTQADTLVDDTISAVQKVALELRPSALDSLGLAAAIRDEARRFADRSGIRVMARVDDPTVPTEVATELFRILQELQTNVARHAKASVVQVMFQDLESEWELRVIDDGIGIDPHVLEDGAALGLLGVRERALSLGGEVTFSRAIPSGTVAVVRIPKKNGAER, encoded by the coding sequence ATGAGAGGCTCTCACACCAATCAGAGCTATTTAGCCATGCCGGCCCGTGACCTGATCAGTGCCCTCCATCGGGACCCGCTGAGCGACCTCAGCCGGGAGCGCCCGCTGTTGCTCGTGGATGACAACCTCGGGGATCGACGACTGATCATCGAGCTGCTGAGCGAAGTGGGTGTGCCCGAGTCGGTGGTGCTCGAGGCAGAGGATCTCGAGGCAGCTCTGGAACTCTTGGGAGGGCAGGCGATCGGGGCGGTGCTGCTCGATCTTGGGTTGCCCGGCATCGAAGGGGTGGAGGCGGTTCGTGCGGTGGTTGCCAGACATCAAGTGCCGATCGTCGTGCTGACCGGGCGCGACGACCACTCGCTGGCGCTCATGTGCATCAAGGCGGGGGCTCAGGACTACCTACCCAAGAACAACCTCCAACCGGCAGCCATTCGCCGCGCCGTGGCTTACGCCATGACCCGTGCGGAGATCGATGAGGAGCGGCGCAACGCCACGGCCATCAGCGAGCGGCTCGCGGCGATCGTGAATGCCGCTCCGGACGCGATCGCGAGCGTGGCTTTGGATGGCACGATCCAGAGCTGGAATAGCGGGGCCGAGCGGATATTTGGCTACAGCGCCGAAGAAGCGCTGGGACGCAAGATCGCGGAAGTAGCTCCCCCTGTGGATACGATCTCCGAGCAGGGGCAGCGTGAGAGCCTGACGCTCGATGCGGAGAGCCTGGCGAAGCCTCGCGAAATTCTGCGCCGGCGTCGAGACGGCAGCGTAGCGTGTCTCTCAATCGTTGGTTGTGCAATCTACGATGCCACGGGGAAACAGAACGGGATGGCGGCTATCGCCCGCGACATCACCGATGAGCGCCGCCGGGACCAAGCGTTGGTGCAGAGCCATCAAGCCCTCAAGGAACGGGCGGAGCAGATGCGGGCCCTCACTCGCCGTATGAATGATCTGCGGGAGGAGGAGCGCACGCGCATCTCCCGGGAAGTGCATGACGAGCTCGGTCAGCTCTTGACCTGTCTCAAGCTCGACTTGGGGTGGGTGAGGCGACACCTGGTCGGCGACGAGGAAGGGGCGATCGAGCAGCGTTTGACTCAGGCCGACACCCTGGTCGACGACACGATCAGCGCAGTGCAGAAGGTTGCGCTCGAGTTGCGGCCTTCCGCTCTCGACTCGCTGGGGCTCGCTGCAGCGATCCGCGACGAAGCGCGGCGCTTCGCCGATCGCAGCGGCATTCGGGTCATGGCGCGGGTCGATGACCCGACCGTCCCGACCGAAGTCGCGACTGAGCTCTTCCGCATCCTCCAAGAACTGCAGACCAACGTGGCCCGGCATGCCAAGGCCTCGGTGGTTCAGGTGATGTTTCAGGACCTAGAGAGCGAGTGGGAACTCAGAGTCATTGATGATGGGATTGGGATCGACCCGCATGTGCTAGAGGACGGCGCAGCCCTCGGGCTGCTCGGCGTCCGGGAGCGCGCGCTGTCCCTCGGCGGCGAGGTCACGTTTTCGAGAGCGATCCCATCGGGCACCGTCGCGGTGGTGCGAATCCCCAAGAAAAATGGTGCAGAGCGATGA
- a CDS encoding amidophosphoribosyltransferase, whose amino-acid sequence MCGVFGIYGHGEAANLTYLGLHALQHRGQESAGIVTTDGNQLFAHRAMGHVIDVFPQEQLARLQGHSAIGHVRYSTAGGSFLKNAQPIAVEYSRGSIAIGHNGNLTNAERLREKLEAQGSIFQSASDTEVIVHLVAKSTQRAVEDRVADALNQVEGAFSLLALSPDTLVAVRDPRGIRPLCLGIVPGRPNAHVVASESTSFDLIGAEFVREIEPGEMIVVNSNGLTSSRPFDKVTRKLCIFEYVYFARPDSTIDGISVYEARKNLGRKLAMEHPVEADVVIPVPDSGVPATIGYAEQAGLPFEMGLVRSHYIGRTFIEPEQRIRHFGVKLKLNAISRTLKGKRVVVVDDSIVRGTTSRKIVKMLRDAGAREVHFRISSPPNKWPCYYGIDTPTRSELIASNHSIEEINNYITTDSLAYLSLDGMVSSVMASRHGEGAAPLKSGDSARRLPIAPALEADQQSFCHACWSGEYPIEFRGNPGARQMRLLEA is encoded by the coding sequence ATGTGCGGTGTATTCGGCATCTACGGCCACGGTGAAGCGGCAAACCTCACCTACCTCGGCCTTCATGCGCTCCAGCACCGGGGTCAGGAGAGCGCGGGCATCGTGACCACGGACGGCAACCAACTCTTCGCGCATCGCGCGATGGGCCACGTGATCGATGTCTTCCCCCAAGAGCAGCTGGCGCGTCTCCAGGGGCATTCGGCTATTGGCCACGTACGCTATTCGACCGCCGGAGGCTCCTTCCTCAAGAACGCGCAGCCCATCGCGGTCGAATACTCTCGCGGCTCGATCGCGATTGGACACAACGGCAACCTGACCAACGCCGAACGGCTGCGCGAGAAGCTCGAAGCCCAGGGGTCGATCTTCCAAAGCGCGAGCGACACGGAGGTCATCGTGCACCTGGTCGCGAAGAGCACCCAGCGCGCCGTGGAAGACCGCGTCGCCGACGCGCTGAACCAGGTCGAAGGCGCCTTCTCGCTGCTAGCGCTCAGCCCCGACACCTTGGTGGCGGTGCGGGATCCGCGCGGAATCCGTCCACTTTGCCTCGGCATCGTGCCGGGGCGACCCAACGCCCACGTAGTTGCCAGCGAGAGCACCAGCTTCGATCTGATCGGGGCCGAGTTCGTGCGCGAGATCGAGCCGGGTGAGATGATCGTGGTCAACTCCAACGGCCTGACCAGCTCACGCCCCTTCGACAAGGTTACGCGCAAGCTCTGCATCTTCGAGTACGTGTACTTTGCCCGACCGGACTCCACGATCGATGGCATCAGCGTCTACGAGGCTCGCAAGAACCTCGGGCGCAAGCTCGCGATGGAGCACCCCGTCGAAGCGGACGTCGTGATCCCCGTGCCGGACTCTGGCGTGCCGGCGACGATCGGCTATGCAGAGCAGGCGGGCTTGCCCTTCGAGATGGGCCTGGTGCGCAGCCACTACATCGGGCGCACGTTCATCGAACCCGAGCAGCGCATCCGCCACTTCGGGGTGAAGCTGAAGCTGAACGCAATTTCCCGTACGCTAAAGGGCAAGCGGGTCGTCGTTGTCGACGACTCCATCGTGCGGGGCACGACGAGCCGCAAGATCGTCAAGATGCTGCGAGATGCAGGAGCGCGGGAGGTGCACTTCCGCATCTCGAGCCCGCCGAACAAGTGGCCCTGCTACTACGGCATCGATACGCCGACGCGCAGCGAGCTGATCGCCTCGAACCACTCGATCGAAGAGATCAACAACTACATCACGACGGACAGCCTGGCTTACCTGTCCCTCGACGGCATGGTTTCCTCGGTCATGGCCTCGCGCCACGGCGAGGGAGCGGCGCCACTGAAGAGCGGAGACTCTGCGCGGCGGCTGCCCATCGCGCCCGCCCTAGAGGCAGATCAGCAGTCGTTCTGCCACGCCTGCTGGAGCGGCGAGTATCCCATCGAGTTCCGCGGCAACCCCGGCGCCCGCCAGATGCGCCTGCTAGAGGCTTGA
- a CDS encoding hydroxymethylglutaryl-CoA lyase has protein sequence MLDTPPDRVSVYEVSPRDGLQNEASPISTEAKQRLVEALVKAGLTRVEVSSFVSPRWIPQLADAEELLGLLEAPEGVTFSALCPNARGFERAKACGLKEIAVFMSASETHNQKNTNKSTEASLRVFREVVPPALEAGMQVRAYVSTVWGCPYEGDVDPQRSLDITRALLDMGCYQVSLGDTIGVGTPIQTRELGKLFLKEFPQEKLALHLHDTRGTALANALVGLDLGFRHFDASVAGLGGCPYAPGAAGNLATEDLVYMLHGMGIETGIDLELLVEAGRVAEAVVGRRLPGKVHQAGVSSRRAI, from the coding sequence ATGCTCGACACTCCGCCTGACCGCGTTTCCGTTTACGAAGTCTCCCCGCGAGACGGGTTACAGAACGAGGCTTCGCCGATCTCCACCGAAGCCAAGCAGCGCTTGGTCGAGGCGCTAGTGAAGGCGGGCCTGACGCGAGTCGAGGTTTCGAGCTTCGTGTCACCGCGCTGGATCCCCCAGCTGGCGGACGCGGAAGAGCTGCTTGGTTTGCTCGAGGCGCCCGAAGGCGTCACCTTCAGCGCGCTCTGCCCCAACGCGCGTGGCTTCGAGCGCGCGAAAGCCTGTGGCTTGAAGGAAATCGCCGTCTTCATGTCGGCAAGCGAGACCCACAACCAGAAGAACACAAACAAGTCGACCGAGGCGTCGCTGCGAGTGTTTCGTGAAGTAGTGCCTCCCGCCCTGGAAGCCGGGATGCAAGTGCGCGCCTACGTCTCGACGGTGTGGGGTTGCCCCTACGAAGGTGACGTCGATCCTCAGCGCTCGCTGGACATCACTCGCGCGCTGCTCGACATGGGCTGCTATCAGGTCTCCTTGGGTGACACTATCGGCGTCGGAACGCCCATCCAGACCCGCGAGCTAGGCAAGCTTTTCCTCAAGGAATTTCCTCAAGAAAAGCTCGCGCTCCATCTCCACGACACGCGAGGCACAGCACTCGCCAACGCGCTCGTCGGCCTCGATCTCGGCTTCCGTCACTTCGACGCGTCGGTTGCTGGCCTCGGCGGTTGCCCCTACGCGCCCGGCGCAGCCGGCAACCTGGCGACCGAAGACCTGGTCTACATGCTCCATGGCATGGGCATCGAGACCGGCATCGATCTCGAGCTGCTCGTGGAGGCGGGCCGGGTGGCTGAAGCGGTGGTTGGACGCCGCCTACCCGGAAAAGTGCATCAGGCCGGCGTCAGCAGCCGGCGCGCGATCTGA